The DNA segment CGGACGCCCTCGGAGTCGTACGCGAAGAAGCACGTCGAGGACACGCTGACATCGATGGAGGACTACTCGGGCGGGATCGTCGCCACGACGTTCTCCTCGCACATCGCCCGCGTGAAGACGCTCGTCGAGTACGCCCGCGAGATCGGCCGCCAGCCGGTCCTCCTCGGCCGCTCGATGGAGAAGTACTCGGGCACCGCCGAGCGGCTCGACTTCGTCGACTTCCAGGGCGACGTCGGCATGTACGGCCACCGGAAGTCCGTCGACCGCGCGTTCAAGCGGATCATGAAGGAGGGGAAGGGGAACTTCCTCCCCATCGTGACGGGTCACCAGGGCGAGCCGCGCGCGATGTTAACCCGCATGGGCCGCGGCGAGACCCCGTACGAAATCGACGACGGCGACAAGGTCGTCTTCAGCGCCAGCGTCATCCCGGAGCCCACCAACGAGGGCCAGCGCTACCAGTCGGAGCAGCTCCTCCGGATGCAGGGCGCGCGCCTCTACGACGACATCCACGTCTCCGGCCACCTCCGCGAGGAGGGCCACTACGAGATGCTGCAGGCGCTGCAGCCCCAGCACCTCATCCCGGCCCACCAGTCGCTGGAGGGGCGCTCGCCGTACGTGAACCTCGCCACCTCGCAGGGGTACAAGCTCGGACGTGACATCCACGTCACGCAGAACGGCAACGTCATCCAACTCGCCGAATGACGAGCGAGACGAAGGAGGCGCGGGTGCTGGACGCCATCCGCGAGCGGCGCGAACTGGTCAACGCCGCTATCGACGAAGAGCTGCCGGTACAGCACCCGGAGCGCCTCTACGAGGCGACGCGGTACATCCTGGAGGCGGGCGGGAAGCGGCTGCGCCCGACGGTGGCGACGCTCGCCGCGGAGGCCGTCGCTGGCGTCGAGCCGATGAGCGTCGACTTCCGCGAGTTCGCCGCCCTCGACGGGACCGAGGTGGACGTGATGCGCGCGGCGGTCGCCATCGAGGTGATCCAGTCGTTCACCCTGATCCACGACGACATCATGGACGAGGACGAGCTCCGGCGCGGCGTCCCCGCCGTCCACGAGAAGTACGACACGTCGACGGCGATCCTCGCCGGCGACACGCTCTACTCGAAGGCGTTCGAGTTCATGACGGAGACGGGCGCGGCGCCCGAGAACGGGCTGGAGGCGATGCGGATGCTCGCGTCCACCTGCACCGAGATCTGCGAGGGACAGGCGCTCGACGTCTCCTTCGAGTCGCGCGACGACATCCTCCCGGAGGAGTACCTCGAGATGGTCGAGCTGAAGACCGCGGTCCTCTACGGGGCGTCGGCGGCGACGCCGGCCGTCCTGCTCGGCGCCGACGACGAGGTCGTCGACGCGCTGTACGAGTACGGGATCGACTCGGGGCGGGCGTTCCAGATCCAGGACGACGTGCTCGATCTCACCGTCCCCTCCGAGGAGCTCGGCAAGCAGCGCGGCTCCGACCTCGTCGAGGGGAAGGAGACGCTGATCACGCTCCACGCGCGACAGGAGGGCGTCGACGTCGACGGGCTCGTCGACGCCGACACCCCGGCCGAGGTCACGGAGTCGGCCATCGAGGACGCGGTTGCCGCCCTCGAGGAGGCCGGCTCGATCGCGTACGCCCGCGAGACGGCCGAGGACCTCACGGCGCGGTCGAAAGAGCACCTCGAACTGCTCCCCGAGGGCGGCTCCCGGAGCCTCCTCGAGGACCTCGCGGACTACCTGATCGTCCGCGGCTACTGAGCGGGTCGGCGGGCCCACGCGGCCGTCCGGCTCGTCCCCGGACGGCCGCGGCGGAACGGCTCCGATCCCGATCCGGCGGTCCCGTCCGCAACAGACACCGCTTTATCCTCGGTCGCCGTGTTCCCTCCGTGTCCCGGTACCGAGACGTCGTCCTGTTCTTCACGCTCGCCTTCCTGTGGGGCGGTTCGTTCGTCGCCATCGAGGTCGGCCTCGACTACTACCCGCCCGTGCTGTACGCCGCCTACCGATTCGACGTGGCGGCGCTGGTGCTGGTGTCGTACGTCCTCCTGACGGAGGCGGGACCGCTCCCGAGCACGCGCGGCGACCTGGCCGCGATCGGCTTCAGCGGGGGGCTCTCCGTCGCCGCCAACAACTCGCTTTTGTTCGTCGGCCAGCAGTACACGACGAGCGGCATCGCCTCGATCACCTACAGCCTCGTGCCGATCGCGACCGCGGCGGTCGCGGCCGCCTGGATCGGCGGCTCCGACCTCGACGCGCGGGGCGCGCTCGGCGTGGTGCTCGCGTTCGTCGGCGTCGGCCTCGTCGCCCAGCCCGATCCGTCGAACCTCGCCGGCGGCGTCACGATCGGCGTCGGGCTCATCTCGGTCGGCGTGATCGCGGTCGCGGTCGGCAGCGTCGGGCTCCGCACCGTGGAGACGAGCTTCTCCAGCATCGCGCTCACGGGGTGGGCGATGCTGTTCGGCGCCCTGTTGATCCACGGGCTCAGCGCGGGGCTCGGCGAGAGCCAACAGCTCCCGGTCGCGGAGCTCCCGGCGGTCGGTTCGCTGCTGTTCCTCGGCGTGTTGTCCTCGGCGGTCGCGTACACCATCTACTTCACGCTGCTCGACCGGCTGGGAGCGTTCGAGATCAACCTCGTCTCCTACGTCGTCCCCGTCGTCGCGACCGTCGCCGGCGCGGTCCTCCTCTCGGAGCCCGTGACGCCGCTGACGGTCGCCGGCTTCGCCGTTATCGTCGTTGGGTTCGCGCTCCTCAAGCGGCACGCGATCGCCGACGAGGTGCCGCGGCTCCTCTCGCGGGTCGGCGGGCTGTTTTGAACCGTTCGTCGAAATCCGATCCTTCAGACGCGGTCTCGTCCGATACGGCCAAGCGCTGAAGATCGCGCGTGTACGAACGTGCGGGGACCGTCACGGCCAGAGCCCGCGCGTCTCGTGAGCTTCCGCGATCCGCGATAGCGCGACGATGTACGCCGCGTCGCGCCAGGTCACGTTACGCGCCTCGAACTCCTCACGGACGCCCTGCCAGGCAGCCAACATTTCCGTTTCCAGCTCGTCGTGAACGCGGTCCAGCGACCACGCGCGCCGGTTGATGTCTTGGAGCCATTCGAAGTAGCTCACCGTCACGCCGCCGGCGTTAGCCAGAATATCCGGAATCACCGGGAGATCCCGCTCGGCGAAGATCGCGCTCGCCGCGCTCGTCGTGGGTCCGTTCGCACCCTCGATAACGATGTCCGCCGCGACGTCGTCGGCGTTCTCCGCCGTCAGGACGTTTCCGATCGCCGCCGGAATCACCACGTCCACGTCGAGCTCCAGTAGTTCGCCGTTGGTCAGCGTCTCCGGGGCCCCGTGTGTCAGCACCGCCTCCGGCTCTTCGTCGTGAGCGGGAATCGCGCGCGTATCTAATCCGTTCGCATCGTAGATGGCCCCGTTGACGTCACTCACGGCGACGACGTTCGCCCCCCAGTCGTCGAGTAGCTTCGCCGCGTTCGCCCCGACGCTCCCGAAGCCCTGCACGGCGACGTCAGTCGCCGCGATATCCTTCTCGTAGTAGTCGATGGCCTCCTGGGCGATGATCGCGACGCTCCGACCGGGCGCCGAATCGCGCCCCTCGCTCCCGCCGACGACGGGCGGTTTCCCCGTGACGACCCCCGGAATCGTTTCGCCCTCTTGCATCGAGTAGGCGTCCATCAGCCACGCCATCGTCTGCGGATCCGTACCCATGTCGGGCGCGGGAATGTCTTTCGTCGGGCCGATGACGGACCGGATCTCGTCGGTGAACCGGCGCGTCAGCTGTTCCTTTTCCGACTCGCTGAGGTCCTTGGGGTTGACGGCGATACCGCCCTTCGCACCGCCGAAGGGGATGTCCATCACGGCGCATTTCCACGTCATCCACATCCCGAGTCCGACACACTCCTCGCGCGTCACGTCGGGGTGGTACCGAAGCCCGCCCTTGAACGGCCCGCGGACGCTGTCGTGTTGCGCTCGATACCCCGTGTACAGCTTCACCTCGCCGGTTTCGCGTTCGATCGGAACGGTGACCTCGTGGACCCTCTTGGGGTGCTTGAGTCGCTCGATGACGTTCTGATCGATGTCGAGGTGATCGGCAGCCTGCTGGAGCTGGCGGCGCGCCGTCTGTAACGCGGACTCCGGTTCGCTCGGTTCCTCGTCGCGAGCTGTTGCTGTCGAGGCCATCGCTACTCTATCGGCATGCGTCGGTTCCGCATCTCCCCGGCACAGTCGGGACACGTGCCCGGACTGGTTTCCGAAAGCACGACCTTGCCGCATTCAAAACACTCGTAAGGCGATTCCGCGGCCGAATTTTGGGAGGCGTCTCTCATGGTGATCTGAGAGTCCCGGCGGTCTCTCGCAGGGCACTCTATCAAAACGGAGTGGGTACAGGAGGGAATAGTTGGTAGTTGAGTATGAACCCGGTAGGCGTACAGGGTTGTTTATAATACAACCCGATGGACAACGAGAGTCCGGTGAACTACCGGGCCGGCAGTGCTCCGGCATCGATATTTCTGGCGGGTTCAGTCCGTGGAGTGAGTAACGACGGGCGAGTGATCGTCGATCAGCGCCGTGAACAGCTTCCGTTGTGCGGTTCGGATATGCTGATAGAAGGCTTGTGGAGAGATGTCCAGCGAGTCCGACACGGCCTCCCCGGTCGCCTCCCGCGGGGACTCGAAGAACCCGCTGTAGTACGCCGTCTCCAGGACTTCCAGCTGTCTGGCAGTCAGTTGATCGAGCACCGACGCGTAGAGCCCGTGTTCGGACGCCTGTTCCCGGGTCTGTTTCGACGTGAGCGTGACGTCGCGGAAGCGCCCGCTGATGAACTGGGTGACGTCTCTGACCTCGACGCCGTGAGAGAGGTCGATAACCAACTCCGTGTTCGATCGTGAGGCTGTCGCACCTCGGAGGACGGCGCCGTGGTCGGCGAGCTCCGTCGCGAGAAACGGCTCGGAGAGCCGGAGCCGCACCACGCCGCCGGAGTCGCCGCCGCGGATCCGGCGTACGTCCTCGACGGTCCGGAGGCCGTCCGCCGCGTCGACGACGGCGTCGAGCGGCGCGTCGTCGACGGTGACGAAGACGTAGTTTCCGCTGGCGGTCTGTTGGACGCCGCCCTCGTAGGTGAGCGTGCAGTCGGCGGCCTCCGCCAACCGCGTCAGCACGAACGACGGATCGGTGACCGCGTACTCGACCCGAGTCATCGACGTGGTGAGCAGTGCGCGCTTGCGCTCGCTCGCGCTGATGGCGGCGGCGATCGTCTCTCCCAGCTCCGCGAACACGGACTGGATTGTCTCACCGAAGGCGTCCGGCGCGGTCGCGTACACCGTCAGGACGCCGTACGAGAGGTCGTTGTACACCAGCGGGATGCTCAAGACGGAGAGCAGATCGCGTGAAATCGCGTCCTTTCGCCACGAGGCCGCGCGAAGGTCGGCCGCGACGTTCGAGACGAGCGTCATCGATCCGGATGCCGCGGTCCGGCCTGCCGGCTCGACGTTCTCGGCGGCCACGGGGAACGATTGCGTATCGAGGTATCCCCGATCCGCGCCGGCCCACGCCTGCGGCGTCACCGTCTCGCTCGGCCCGTCGAGCGTGCCGATCCAGGCGAACTGGAAGCGGCCGTCGGCGGTGAGGCGGTCACAGACGGTGTGATCGATCTCCTCCCTGGTCTCGGACTGCACGAGCGCCTGATCGATCTCACGGATGGTCTCGTTGATCTGGTTGAGCGCGGTGAGCTGGTCGTTCTGTCGCTGGAGTTCGCGGTCCTGTTCGCGGAGCTGCGACTCGCGGTCGACGCGGTCGAGCGCCGCCTCAGCGGTCGCCGCGAGGAGGTCGGTGAGCTCTCGCGTGACGTCGTCGAACACGCCGACCGCCGTCGAGCCGACGACGAACACGCCGTGGTTGCCGAGCGGGATGTACGCCGCACTCCGAAGGTCGGTCGCGACGTTCGCGAGGCGGTCCGCATCGTGGACGTCCGCGAAGAAGCCGGCCTCGTTCTCGACGAAACTGTGACTGACGAGGTCGTTCCCGTCCGCGTGAACGGGGGGCAGCGGGCCGTGGGCGTTCCGCATCGACTGCGAGTGGACGACGGGCTGGAGGTGATTATCGTCGGCGTCGAAGAGGTAGACGGCGCTCGCGTCGAGGCCCAAGACGTCCGCGGTGTCGTCGACGACGTGCTGGGCGATCTCCTGGTGCGTCTCGGCGTAGAGGAAGTCCCGTGCGGTCTCCTGGAGAGCGGCCAGCGACCGTTCGCGCTGCTTTCGTTTCGTGACGTCCCGACAGCTGTACAGCAGCGTCCCGTCCTGAATCGCGACTTCGCGGACGTTCACCAACAGCGTGTGTTCGCGGCCGGCCTTGTCCGTCGCCGTCGTCTCGATGTTCTTCAGGACGCCCTCGTCGGCGAGTTTCTCGCGATCGAAGAGGTCCTCGCCGAGCAGGTCCTCGATCGTCCCGATCTCCCGGATCTCGTCGGCGGTGTACCCGAAGATGAAGTGCGCGTTCGGGCAGACGTACGTGTATTCGCCGTCCTCGTCGGTCATGAGGACGGTATCGGTCATATTGTTGAGCGTGACGCGGTGGAGCTTTTCGGAGCGTCGGAGCTCCCGTTCGAGGTCGACGCGGTCGGTGATTTCGACGCTGTCGACGATGATCGAGACGAGCTCGCCGCGTTCGTCGGTGACCGGCTGCACGGAGAGTTCCAGAACGCTGGAGCTCGTTGCAGCGTCCTGGATGACGACGGCGTGCCCGAACTCTCCGTCTCCGGCCGCGCCCACGAGCCGACGGATATCGTCTCTCGTTTGGCTGTCGTCGGGCCACCAGGGGAGCGTCCAGAACGGGTCGCCGACGACGGCGCCGGCGTCCGCGTCCACCATGTCACGGGCGGCTTGGTTGACGCGCGTGAGCGTCCCCTCGGGGTCGAGCACCCACGTCGCGGACCTGGTATCGTGGAAGATGGCGTCGAACTGTCGCGCGCGCTCGCGCCGCGTGGCCGAGCGCTGAGCCCTCCGGATCGCCCGCTCGGTTCGCCGTATGGCGTCTGAGACGGCGTCGTCCGACGGGTCGCTGACGGCGATATAATCGGTCACGCCGGCTTCGATGGCCTCGCTGGCGAGTCGCTCGCTGCCGTCGGCCGTCCCCAGAATCACCGGTAGCGTCGTCGACGTATCGCGGATGTGGCGGACAAGGCCGATCCCAGTCGTTTCGGCGAGAGTCTCGTCTGTAACGACGCAGTCGACGGTCGTCTGTCGAAGCTTCTCTCGAGCCGCCGACGCCGTCGGTACGTCGTGGACCGTCGCCTCGAATTCCTCGCGGAGAGCGCCGGCGTATGACGTTATCCACGGCGTGTCGCCGACGACGACGACGGCGGACGCGTCGAGGACGCTACTCGTCGCGGAGTTCATGTGCGGGGCTGAAGGCGCCGATCACAGAGTTCGGTATCACGCGTGATGAGCCGTCGATACTCTCAGATACACTTCGGCCAAACGAGCTCACTCTCATTTAATGTTCAACCCCCCTGTTGAAATCGTTAACTGTTGGTTTTATGTCACCTTCTCGATCGGGATAAGGGGATAACCGACAAAATGGACCGTGCGGTGTGCGGATCCCCTGTATTGACCGAAGTCGGACCTGTGCCCCAGTAGGCGGTTCGACAGGTGCGGTCGAACGGTACGCCGCCGGAATCAGCCCTCCAGCGCGGCGGTGTCCTCGACGATCTCGACCGCGTGGTCCTCGGGCGAGACGCCCTCGTACGCGAGCACGACGGTCCCCTCGTCGTCGAGCACGTACGTGTTCCGGAACACGCCGTCGAAGGTGTTGCCGAACATCTGCTTCTCGCCGTAGGAGTCGTACGCGCTCGCGACTTCGCCGTCGGGGTCGGAGAGCAGCGCGAACGGGAGGTCGTACTTCTCGGCGAACGGCTCCAGGTCCTCGGCGGGGTCGTCGCTGACTCCGATGACGGCGATATCGGCCCCCTCGAAGGCGTCCCACTCGTCGCGGAAGCCGCACGCCTCGGCGGTACAGCCCGGCGTGTCGGCGCGGGGGTAGAAGTAGACCACCGTGTACCGCGCGTCGGCGGGGTCGACGGTGACCGTGTCGCCGTGCTGGTCGGACAGCGTGATGGGGGGTGCGGAGTCGCCCGGTTCGAGCATATCTCCCGTCGATTCGGAGGCGCCTTAGTGGGTTCGGTCCGGTCAGTTCCGCGTTCGACGGCCGGTCACCGCGACGGAGGCCCCGGACTGCCGCCGTCGCCGTCCCTCCGCAACCTCTTTGCGGTCGCTGGCCGAACCGACGGCCATGAGTCACGGATCCCTGGACGACGACGCGGTCGAGAGCTACCGGGAGGCCGGCGCGGTGTTGGTGGAAGCGACGAACGAGGCCCGCGAGATGGTCGAGCCGGGACGGACCCACCTGGAGGTCGCGGAGTGGACGGAGGACTTCGTCCGCGAGCAGGGGGCCGGGCTCGCCTTCCCCGTCAACATCAGCGTCGACCCGGAGGCGTCGCACGCCACTCCGGGCCGCGATGACGACACCGAGTTCGGCGAGGAGATGGTGTGTCTCGACGTCGGCGTCCACGTCGACGGCTACATCGCCGACGCCGCGGTGACCGTCGACCACACGGGCACCCCGGAGCTCGTCGAGGCCGCCGAGATGGCGCTGGAGGCCGCGGTCGACGAGGCCGGCCCAGGCGTCGAGGTCGGCGTCGTCGGAGGGGCGATCGAGGACGTGATCCGCGGGTACGGCTACACCCCCGTCCTGAACCTCTCCGGCCACGGCGTCGAGCGCTACGACGCCCACACGGGCCCGACGGTCCCGAACCGCGGCGTCGACCGCTCCGTCGAGCTGGAGCCGGGCCAGGCGGTCGCCATCGAGCCGTTCGCGACCGACGGGCGCGGGAAGGTCGGCGAGGGAACGGAAGAGGAGATCTTCGAGCGGCAGGGGTCCGGGAGCGTGCGCGACCGCCGCGCGCGGCAGGCCTTAGAGGAGATCGAGGCGTTCGACGATCTCCCGTTCGCGGCGCGGTGGCTGGAGGGCGATCGCGTCGAGATGGCGTTACGGCGGCTGAAGCAGGCGAACGCGGTGAAGGGGTACCCCGTCCTGAAGGAGGCCGACGACGCCCTCGTGAGCCAGGCGGAGCACACCCTGCTGATCACCGACGACGGCGTCGAGGTGACGACGGCTGGGATCCACGGTTTCGACGACTGATGGACCGGATCTACGCCCCGTGGCGGATCGAGTGGGTCGAGCGCGACTCTGACCCGATCGACGGCTGCCCGTTCTGCGTCCTGCCCGAGCGCGAGGACGCCCGCGAGGCCCGGGTCGTCGCCGAGAGCGAGCGCAACTACGTCCTGTTGAACAACGCGCCGTACAACCCCGGCCACGCGATGGTGATCCCGGACGAGCACGTCGAGGACCCGACCGACCTCGACGACGCGACGCTGTTCGACCACGCGCGCCTGAAGGCGGCGACGCTGGCGGCGTTGCGCCGCGACGTCGACCCGCACGGGGTGAACACGGGACAGAACCTCGGCGGGGACGCCGCCGGCGGCTCGATCGACCACCTCCACACCCACGTCGTCCCGCGGTGGAACGGCGACACGAACTTCATGCCCGTGACCGGCGAGACGAAGGTGATCGTGGAGGCTATCGACCGCACGTACGGCCACCTCCACGCCGGCTTCGCCGCCGGCGACGACGTGGTCGATCCGGGCGACGCCGATGCGGGCGATCCGGTGCGGCTGTCGTTCGATATCTGATCTCGGTCAGTACACCAGCTCCCCGGAGATGAACTTCCGGGTGCGCTCGTCCGACGGGTCCTCGAAGATCCGCTCCGTCGGGCCGACCTCGGTGACCCCGTCGTCGAGCAGCACCGCGACCCGGTCGGCGACGCGCTCCGCCTGGTGCATGTCGTGCGTCGCCACGACGACGCCGATCCCGCGGTCGCGGGCCTTCGCCATCGCGTCCTCGATGACGGCGGTGTTCCGCGGGTCGAGGTCGGAGGTGGGCTCGTCCAAGAGGAGGACGTCGGGGTCGTACGCCAGCGCCCGGGCGAACGACACCCGCTGCGCCTCCCCGCCGGAGAGCGAATCCGCCCGCTGGGTCGCCTTCTCGGAGAGCCCCACCACGTCGAGCGCGTCGCCGACGGCGTCGGCGGGCTCGTGCAGCCCGACGAGCGAGCGGAGCTGGGCCTGAAGCCGGTCCGCCCACGGGCGGCGGATCCGCAGCCCGTACTCGACGTTTCGCGCGACGGGCGCGTCGAAGAGGCTCGCCTCCTGGAACACCATCCCGACCCGCCGGCGCAGTGCGAGCCGCTCCGACTCCTCGGCGGTCCACACGTCGGTGCCGTCGAGCGCGACGGCGCCGTCGTCGGGTTCGAGCGAGAGCGCGAGCGTCCGGAGCAGCGTCGTCTTGCCGACGCCGGACGGTCCGATCACCGCGACCACCTCCCCGGAGTCGACGGCCAGCGAGAGGTCGCTGAACACCGGCCCGTCGCCGTACGAGCGCGAGACGTTCCGGAGCCGGAGCATCAGCGGTGCACCCCCTGATCGCCGAGCCGGATCACGACCGCGTTGACCGTCAGCACGAGCGCGACGAGGACGGCGCCGAGGATCATCGCGGTGCCGTACTGCCCCTGTCTGGCCTCCAGTTGGATCGCGGTCGTCAGCGTTCGCGTTTTCGAGATCCCGTCCGCGCCCGTGATGTTGCCGCCGACGATGAGCACGGAGCCGACCTCGCTGATGGCGCGGCCGAAGCCGGCCAGGATCGCGGTCGCGATGCCGTACCGGGCTTCCTTGAGGACGACGAGCGCCACGTCGACGCGCGTGCCGCCGAGCACGCGGGCGGCGTCGCGGACGTTCCCGTCGACGCCGGATATCGCCGCGAGGCTGATCGCCGTGATCGGCGGCGTCGCGAGCACGAACTGCGACATGATCATCGCCTGCTTCGTGAACACGAGTTCGAGCGCGCCGAGCGGCCCCTGGTTGGAGACGGCGAACAGCACGAGGAGGCCGACGACGACGCTCGGGAACCCCATCCCGGTGTTGATCACCGACTTCACGAACTGCTTCCCCGGGAAGTCGGAAAACCCCATCACCACGGCGATCGGGATGCTGAACAGCGTGCTCAGCGCCACCGCCGTGAGGCTCACGTACAGGGAGACGTAGATGATGCTCCAGACGTAGCCGTCCCTGAACGGGAGGTCGAGGAGGGCCGGGAGGTCGGCGGCGACCGGACTCCCGAGGAGGGCCGAGAGGTCTGCGGTGACCGGTCCCCCGAGGACGGCCGGCAGCAGCGGTGCGACTGAGTCGAGCGGCACGCTCACCCGTCGGTGGAGTTCCCACTCCAACCTTCCGGAACGTACTGCTGGAAGTCGGGGTCCTCGGAGACCGCTCTGGGGAAGAACAGCTGCTCGCCGTTCATCTGGTAATCGGAGATCGCGTCTTGGGTCCCGGGACTGGTGATCCAGCCGATGTACGCCATCGCGAGGTCGTAGTTGGCGTTGTCGTGGACGCCGGGGTTGACGGCCATGATCCCGTAGGGGTTCGCGAGGATCTCCGGGCCGTCCTCGATCGGTCCCTGCACGAGGATCGTCAGGTCGACCTCCGAGCGCTGCGAGATGAACGTGCCGCGGTCCGAGAGCGTGTAGGCGCCCTGCTGGTTCGCGTTGTTGAGCGCCTCGCCCATCCCGGCGCCGATCTCCTGGTACCAGTCGCCGCCGGGCTCGGTCCCCGCAGCCTCCCAGAGGTTCAGCTCCTTCGTGTGCGTGCCGGAGTTGTCCCCGCGGGAGACGAACGGCGCCTCCGCGTCGGCGATCGTCGTGAGCGCCTCGGTCGCCGACTCCATCCCCTGGATCCCGGCCGGGTCGCTCTCGGGCCCGACGATCACGAAGTCGTTGAACATCAGGTCCCGGCGGTTGATCCCGTACCCGTTGCGCATGAACTCGTCCTCGAGCCCGCGGGCGTGGACCATCACCACGTCGGAGTCGCCGTTCCGGGCCGACTCGAGGGCCGCGCCCGTCCCCTGCGCGACGGCGTCGACGGTCACGCCGTACATCTCCTCGAAGTCGGCGTGGATCTCGTCGAGCAGCCCCGTGTCGTACGTGCTCGTCGTGGTCGTGAGCGTCAGGGTCTCGCCGGCCACGGCGGCCCCGGTCTCTTCCTGGCTCCCGCCGAACTGCGCGCAGCCGGCGGTGCTCGCTACCGCTCCCGCGCCGAGCGCCGCGACGAATCGTCGTCGATGTATCGGCATGGACACACCGTTGGGCTGATACTAAATATAGCTTCTGCCACCGGTCAACCGCGACCGGTTACTCGCTCACACACGGAGCGATCGAGGTGCGCCGGCGAGGCCGAGCCGGTGTCCGATCCCGTCCCGAGAGCGGTCGGAATCGGAGGGGAAGACGACCGGAATCGGTTACGTCGTCGTGCGGACGCCGGCGTACGGGGAGGGAAAGCGCCAACACCCCCCGGGACGACGGTGTCGACATGGACGAAAGCGGCGACGAGGGCGCCGCCGAAGGGAACGCGGCCGAGGAGAGCGCCGCCGAAAGGAGCACGGCCGAGGAGAGCGCCGCCGGAGCGGGTCGCGGCAGCGCGGCGCTCATCGAGGGC comes from the Halorubrum depositum genome and includes:
- a CDS encoding ribonuclease J; amino-acid sequence: MEIEIATLGGYEEVGRQMTAVRAGDDIVIFDMGLNLSKVLIHDNVETESMHSLDLIDMGAIPDDRVMSELEGDVQAIVPTHGHLDHIAGIPKLAHRYDAPIVGSPYTIELVKQQIADEGKFQVDNDLVKMKAGGTMAIGDSEQVEMEFVNVTHSIIDAINPVLHTPEGAIVYGLDKRLDHTPVIGDPIDMDRFREIGRQDEGVLCYIEDCTNAGRKGRTPSESYAKKHVEDTLTSMEDYSGGIVATTFSSHIARVKTLVEYAREIGRQPVLLGRSMEKYSGTAERLDFVDFQGDVGMYGHRKSVDRAFKRIMKEGKGNFLPIVTGHQGEPRAMLTRMGRGETPYEIDDGDKVVFSASVIPEPTNEGQRYQSEQLLRMQGARLYDDIHVSGHLREEGHYEMLQALQPQHLIPAHQSLEGRSPYVNLATSQGYKLGRDIHVTQNGNVIQLAE
- the idsA3 gene encoding geranylfarnesyl diphosphate synthase: MTSETKEARVLDAIRERRELVNAAIDEELPVQHPERLYEATRYILEAGGKRLRPTVATLAAEAVAGVEPMSVDFREFAALDGTEVDVMRAAVAIEVIQSFTLIHDDIMDEDELRRGVPAVHEKYDTSTAILAGDTLYSKAFEFMTETGAAPENGLEAMRMLASTCTEICEGQALDVSFESRDDILPEEYLEMVELKTAVLYGASAATPAVLLGADDEVVDALYEYGIDSGRAFQIQDDVLDLTVPSEELGKQRGSDLVEGKETLITLHARQEGVDVDGLVDADTPAEVTESAIEDAVAALEEAGSIAYARETAEDLTARSKEHLELLPEGGSRSLLEDLADYLIVRGY
- a CDS encoding DMT family transporter, which gives rise to MSRYRDVVLFFTLAFLWGGSFVAIEVGLDYYPPVLYAAYRFDVAALVLVSYVLLTEAGPLPSTRGDLAAIGFSGGLSVAANNSLLFVGQQYTTSGIASITYSLVPIATAAVAAAWIGGSDLDARGALGVVLAFVGVGLVAQPDPSNLAGGVTIGVGLISVGVIAVAVGSVGLRTVETSFSSIALTGWAMLFGALLIHGLSAGLGESQQLPVAELPAVGSLLFLGVLSSAVAYTIYFTLLDRLGAFEINLVSYVVPVVATVAGAVLLSEPVTPLTVAGFAVIVVGFALLKRHAIADEVPRLLSRVGGLF
- the gdhB gene encoding glutamate dehydrogenase GdhB, with the protein product MASTATARDEEPSEPESALQTARRQLQQAADHLDIDQNVIERLKHPKRVHEVTVPIERETGEVKLYTGYRAQHDSVRGPFKGGLRYHPDVTREECVGLGMWMTWKCAVMDIPFGGAKGGIAVNPKDLSESEKEQLTRRFTDEIRSVIGPTKDIPAPDMGTDPQTMAWLMDAYSMQEGETIPGVVTGKPPVVGGSEGRDSAPGRSVAIIAQEAIDYYEKDIAATDVAVQGFGSVGANAAKLLDDWGANVVAVSDVNGAIYDANGLDTRAIPAHDEEPEAVLTHGAPETLTNGELLELDVDVVIPAAIGNVLTAENADDVAADIVIEGANGPTTSAASAIFAERDLPVIPDILANAGGVTVSYFEWLQDINRRAWSLDRVHDELETEMLAAWQGVREEFEARNVTWRDAAYIVALSRIAEAHETRGLWP
- a CDS encoding rubrerythrin-like domain-containing protein codes for the protein MRDASQNSAAESPYECFECGKVVLSETSPGTCPDCAGEMRNRRMPIE
- a CDS encoding bacterio-opsin activator domain-containing protein, with amino-acid sequence MNSATSSVLDASAVVVVGDTPWITSYAGALREEFEATVHDVPTASAAREKLRQTTVDCVVTDETLAETTGIGLVRHIRDTSTTLPVILGTADGSERLASEAIEAGVTDYIAVSDPSDDAVSDAIRRTERAIRRAQRSATRRERARQFDAIFHDTRSATWVLDPEGTLTRVNQAARDMVDADAGAVVGDPFWTLPWWPDDSQTRDDIRRLVGAAGDGEFGHAVVIQDAATSSSVLELSVQPVTDERGELVSIIVDSVEITDRVDLERELRRSEKLHRVTLNNMTDTVLMTDEDGEYTYVCPNAHFIFGYTADEIREIGTIEDLLGEDLFDREKLADEGVLKNIETTATDKAGREHTLLVNVREVAIQDGTLLYSCRDVTKRKQRERSLAALQETARDFLYAETHQEIAQHVVDDTADVLGLDASAVYLFDADDNHLQPVVHSQSMRNAHGPLPPVHADGNDLVSHSFVENEAGFFADVHDADRLANVATDLRSAAYIPLGNHGVFVVGSTAVGVFDDVTRELTDLLAATAEAALDRVDRESQLREQDRELQRQNDQLTALNQINETIREIDQALVQSETREEIDHTVCDRLTADGRFQFAWIGTLDGPSETVTPQAWAGADRGYLDTQSFPVAAENVEPAGRTAASGSMTLVSNVAADLRAASWRKDAISRDLLSVLSIPLVYNDLSYGVLTVYATAPDAFGETIQSVFAELGETIAAAISASERKRALLTTSMTRVEYAVTDPSFVLTRLAEAADCTLTYEGGVQQTASGNYVFVTVDDAPLDAVVDAADGLRTVEDVRRIRGGDSGGVVRLRLSEPFLATELADHGAVLRGATASRSNTELVIDLSHGVEVRDVTQFISGRFRDVTLTSKQTREQASEHGLYASVLDQLTARQLEVLETAYYSGFFESPREATGEAVSDSLDISPQAFYQHIRTAQRKLFTALIDDHSPVVTHSTD
- a CDS encoding peroxiredoxin yields the protein MLEPGDSAPPITLSDQHGDTVTVDPADARYTVVYFYPRADTPGCTAEACGFRDEWDAFEGADIAVIGVSDDPAEDLEPFAEKYDLPFALLSDPDGEVASAYDSYGEKQMFGNTFDGVFRNTYVLDDEGTVVLAYEGVSPEDHAVEIVEDTAALEG
- the map gene encoding type II methionyl aminopeptidase: MSHGSLDDDAVESYREAGAVLVEATNEAREMVEPGRTHLEVAEWTEDFVREQGAGLAFPVNISVDPEASHATPGRDDDTEFGEEMVCLDVGVHVDGYIADAAVTVDHTGTPELVEAAEMALEAAVDEAGPGVEVGVVGGAIEDVIRGYGYTPVLNLSGHGVERYDAHTGPTVPNRGVDRSVELEPGQAVAIEPFATDGRGKVGEGTEEEIFERQGSGSVRDRRARQALEEIEAFDDLPFAARWLEGDRVEMALRRLKQANAVKGYPVLKEADDALVSQAEHTLLITDDGVEVTTAGIHGFDD